In Oscillospiraceae bacterium, the following are encoded in one genomic region:
- a CDS encoding Gfo/Idh/MocA family oxidoreductase produces the protein MYRVGILGTENSHAMAFAKTMNTKNEKGEYNYPDFRVTALYALEKSPSEEIVKACPETEIKIVSSPEEMLPLVDCVMVTSRHGKYHLPFAKPFIKAGMPCFIDKPVTISVEDTRELLALAAENKVPLIGGSGCKFSPELLEMKTEIAEGKVGKLYSGIINFPAELESEYGGMYFYGSHLVEMAMTAFGSDILSVSAFASSEGHLTAVARYTKYDIILNFVRNYQYIAIAYGAGGNIVKNPNIGGIYESEVKHFVDMIRTGKSAISTDDLVKPVYVLNAIEKSLAEKREVALSEF, from the coding sequence ATGTATCGCGTTGGTATACTCGGAACAGAAAATTCACATGCAATGGCCTTTGCAAAGACCATGAATACGAAAAACGAAAAAGGCGAATATAATTATCCGGACTTCAGAGTCACCGCTCTTTACGCTCTTGAAAAGTCTCCCAGCGAAGAAATCGTAAAGGCCTGCCCGGAAACTGAAATTAAAATTGTTTCCTCGCCGGAGGAAATGCTTCCGCTTGTGGACTGCGTAATGGTGACATCCCGTCACGGAAAATATCACCTTCCTTTCGCAAAGCCCTTTATCAAGGCCGGAATGCCATGCTTCATAGATAAGCCTGTCACCATCTCGGTGGAAGACACCCGTGAACTGCTTGCTCTTGCCGCTGAAAACAAGGTGCCCCTGATCGGCGGCTCGGGATGTAAATTTTCACCGGAGCTTCTCGAAATGAAAACTGAAATTGCCGAAGGCAAAGTCGGCAAGCTTTACAGCGGCATAATCAATTTCCCGGCAGAACTCGAAAGCGAATACGGCGGCATGTATTTCTACGGATCGCATCTTGTCGAAATGGCTATGACCGCTTTCGGCAGCGACATTCTGTCAGTCAGCGCGTTCGCTTCATCGGAAGGACATCTTACCGCTGTTGCCAGATATACAAAATATGATATTATTCTAAATTTCGTCCGTAATTACCAGTATATTGCAATCGCATACGGCGCCGGCGGCAACATTGTAAAAAATCCGAACATCGGCGGGATCTATGAAAGTGAAGTAAAACATTTTGTCGATATGATTCGCACCGGCAAATCCGCGATTTCAACTGACGATCTTGTTAAGCCGGTATATGTACTTAATGCCATAGAAAAATCACTCGCTGAAAAACGTGAGGTTGCTCTCTCGGAATTCTGA
- a CDS encoding Gfo/Idh/MocA family oxidoreductase: protein MRGIMKKLNVAILGQGRSGRDIHGAFLQTNAGKEKFNLAAVVEWDAQRREIARNEYGAGCDIYSDYRDLFSRKDIDLVINSTTSEQHAPITIDLLNHGFNVVCEKPASHSVAELDDMIATAKKNGKYMNIFQQSRFAPYFVKIKEILDSGVLGSLIEIDVQFGGFFRRWDWQTVLCFNAGNLYNTVPHPLDQVLSLINDYDHMPAVLSRLYNANGYGDAEDYAKLVLSFPGKPFVIVSASSSDPYPSYTYKIQGTRGGLKASQSQIQWKYFIGSEASEQKLTVLPLKKEDGTPKYCSENLNWHEESFSVDGSGAFTGAVQKYYEMTYDALVNGADTPIKPYQVRQQIAIYEEVRRQNPPDMKYAMSDFVRK from the coding sequence ATGAGAGGTATTATGAAAAAGCTCAATGTTGCAATTCTCGGGCAAGGCAGAAGCGGACGGGATATCCACGGCGCATTTTTGCAAACAAACGCCGGCAAAGAAAAGTTTAATCTTGCCGCCGTTGTTGAATGGGATGCACAGCGCCGTGAAATCGCCAGGAACGAATATGGCGCGGGCTGTGATATCTATTCCGATTACAGGGATCTGTTCTCAAGAAAAGATATTGATCTTGTGATCAATTCAACGACCAGTGAACAGCATGCTCCTATAACAATTGATTTATTGAATCATGGCTTTAACGTCGTATGTGAAAAGCCTGCTTCTCATTCTGTTGCGGAGCTTGACGACATGATCGCGACAGCAAAAAAGAACGGAAAATACATGAATATTTTCCAGCAGTCACGTTTTGCTCCTTACTTTGTAAAAATCAAGGAAATATTGGATTCAGGTGTGCTCGGCAGTCTTATCGAAATAGACGTTCAATTCGGCGGCTTTTTCCGCCGCTGGGACTGGCAGACGGTTCTTTGCTTTAACGCCGGCAACCTCTACAATACCGTTCCTCATCCCCTCGATCAGGTTTTAAGTCTTATAAACGATTATGACCATATGCCGGCCGTTCTTTCGCGTCTTTATAACGCAAACGGTTATGGTGACGCCGAGGATTATGCGAAGCTTGTTCTTTCTTTCCCCGGAAAGCCGTTTGTAATTGTTTCCGCATCCTCAAGCGATCCTTATCCTTCCTATACATATAAAATTCAAGGAACACGCGGCGGACTCAAAGCTTCACAGTCTCAGATACAATGGAAGTATTTCATTGGTTCGGAGGCTTCCGAACAAAAGCTTACCGTGCTTCCGCTGAAGAAAGAAGACGGAACCCCGAAGTATTGCTCTGAAAATCTCAACTGGCATGAAGAATCCTTCAGCGTTGACGGAAGCGGCGCTTTTACGGGAGCTGTTCAGAAATATTACGAAATGACATATGACGCGCTCGTAAATGGAGCCGATACTCCCATAAAGCCATATCAGGTTCGTCAGCAGATAGCAATTTACGAGGAAGTACGCCGCCAGAACCCGCCGGACATGAAATATGCAATGTCTGATTTTGTAAGAAAATAA
- a CDS encoding SLOG family protein, translating into MGCVCCFTGHRFSGLPFGSDESDEKCMKLTDLIYKQIRFLYDFCGVDTFITGMALGIDQIAAEQTLSIKRIHPNIRLICALPCEKQYSKWTYEQEARFRAILSKADDSKILQVNYSPDCMHKRNKYMVDNSDFVLAVWDGSSGGTSQTVRYSLKKKKRVIIINPVTFEIKKENI; encoded by the coding sequence TTGGGCTGCGTTTGCTGTTTTACCGGTCACCGGTTTTCAGGCCTTCCGTTCGGATCTGACGAATCTGACGAAAAGTGCATGAAATTGACTGATCTTATCTACAAACAAATACGCTTTTTATACGATTTTTGCGGAGTTGATACTTTTATAACCGGGATGGCTCTCGGAATCGATCAGATCGCCGCGGAGCAAACGCTGTCTATTAAACGTATTCATCCGAATATAAGGCTTATCTGCGCTCTTCCATGTGAGAAGCAATATTCAAAATGGACATACGAGCAGGAAGCGCGTTTCAGAGCTATTCTCTCAAAGGCCGATGATTCAAAAATTCTTCAAGTAAATTACAGTCCGGACTGTATGCATAAGCGCAACAAATATATGGTTGATAATTCCGATTTCGTACTTGCGGTCTGGGACGGCTCCTCCGGCGGAACTTCTCAGACTGTCAGATATTCCCTTAAAAAGAAGAAACGCGTTATAATCATCAATCCCGTAACGTTTGAAATTAAAAAGGAAAATATATGA
- a CDS encoding BadF/BadG/BcrA/BcrD ATPase family protein codes for MNQNIFMGIDGGGTKTDIAIVSDSGKAIAKKSFAGSNPNDSGLDNACQSLQNYIKDILSGSELSETDITACFAGISGASTGRNLIKLNDFLHIVLPQTLLKIGSDAHNCISCGIYHNNGCCMIAGTGSSAFARKGEKLFQCGGWGYLVDDAGSGFSIGRDGLCAAFRARDGRGEKTVLAKLLDERYGAPFSMKLDEFYKGGKSAVAAVAPIVFMARSLGDTVAVAIIDKAVDEIKLHISVLKSYFPDEECRVVLCGGMFRDKDVIPVMLQKLIGEGIELINPIAPPVFGAVAEAMNITGIKAGKREEEAFMNSISI; via the coding sequence ATGAACCAGAACATATTTATGGGTATAGACGGCGGCGGCACAAAAACCGACATAGCTATCGTGTCAGATTCCGGAAAAGCCATCGCAAAAAAATCGTTTGCAGGCTCAAATCCGAACGACTCCGGACTTGATAACGCCTGTCAGTCGCTTCAAAATTATATAAAAGATATTTTGTCTGGCTCCGAACTGTCAGAAACCGATATTACAGCTTGCTTTGCCGGAATCTCGGGAGCATCCACAGGTAGAAATTTAATAAAACTCAATGATTTTTTACATATTGTATTGCCTCAGACCTTATTAAAAATCGGTTCGGACGCTCATAATTGTATTTCATGCGGTATTTATCATAATAACGGATGCTGTATGATCGCCGGAACAGGTTCATCTGCTTTTGCGCGAAAAGGTGAAAAGCTGTTCCAATGCGGCGGATGGGGATATCTTGTTGACGACGCCGGAAGCGGCTTTTCAATCGGACGCGACGGTTTATGCGCAGCCTTCCGGGCGAGAGACGGCAGAGGTGAAAAAACTGTTTTAGCAAAGCTGCTCGACGAGCGTTATGGTGCGCCGTTTTCCATGAAGCTGGATGAATTTTATAAAGGCGGAAAAAGCGCGGTCGCCGCAGTCGCTCCGATTGTTTTCATGGCCCGTTCTCTCGGCGATACAGTCGCAGTCGCAATAATCGATAAAGCAGTCGACGAAATTAAACTTCATATTTCAGTCCTTAAAAGCTATTTTCCCGATGAAGAATGCCGCGTCGTTCTTTGCGGAGGTATGTTCCGTGATAAAGATGTCATTCCCGTCATGCTTCAAAAATTAATCGGAGAAGGCATTGAGCTTATAAATCCTATTGCTCCTCCAGTTTTTGGCGCAGTAGCCGAAGCGATGAATATCACCGGTATCAAAGCCGGTAAAAGAGAAGAAGAAGCTTTTATGAATTCTATATCAATATAA
- a CDS encoding radical SAM protein, which yields MHYIHVKGILSSQNGMNLYRGCTHGCIYCDSRSKCYQFTHDFEDIEVKQNAPELLEKSLKAKRRKCMIGTGSMCDPYMHCEQQLGLTRRCLEIIDQYGFGLSIQTKSDRVLRDLDLLKSINEKSKCVVQMTLTTYDENLCKILEPNVCSTKYRFEVLKILRDNKIPSVVWLSPLLPYINDTEDNLRGILEYCVEAKVFGIICFGIGMTLREGDREYFYAALDRSFPGLRAKYQSKYGYAYEVMSENSEALMRIFQSECNKHGIMKGNERIFAYLHEFPEQPKPEQLSLF from the coding sequence ATGCACTACATACATGTAAAAGGAATACTGTCGTCTCAGAACGGCATGAATTTATATCGCGGCTGTACACACGGATGTATTTATTGCGACAGCCGCAGCAAATGCTATCAATTCACACATGACTTCGAAGATATAGAAGTCAAGCAAAATGCTCCGGAGCTATTGGAAAAATCGCTTAAAGCAAAGCGCAGGAAATGCATGATCGGAACGGGTTCGATGTGTGATCCGTATATGCACTGCGAACAACAGCTCGGACTTACCCGTCGCTGCCTTGAAATCATCGATCAGTATGGCTTTGGCCTTTCGATTCAGACCAAATCCGATCGCGTTTTACGTGATCTGGATTTATTGAAAAGCATCAACGAAAAATCAAAATGTGTCGTTCAAATGACACTGACAACATACGACGAGAATTTATGTAAAATCCTGGAGCCTAATGTCTGTTCAACGAAATATCGTTTTGAAGTTCTTAAAATACTGCGTGACAACAAAATTCCGTCAGTAGTATGGCTGTCTCCGCTTTTACCGTATATAAACGATACCGAAGACAATCTTCGGGGAATACTTGAATATTGCGTTGAGGCAAAGGTTTTCGGAATTATTTGCTTCGGCATCGGCATGACACTGCGCGAGGGCGACCGTGAATATTTTTACGCGGCCCTCGACCGAAGCTTTCCCGGGCTTCGTGCGAAATATCAAAGCAAATACGGTTATGCATATGAAGTTATGAGCGAAAATAGCGAAGCGCTTATGAGAATATTTCAATCGGAATGCAACAAGCATGGCATCATGAAAGGCAACGAAAGAATATTTGCTTATCTGCATGAATTTCCCGAACAGCCGAAGCCCGAACAGCTGAGCCTTTTTTAA